The genomic window GAAATGATTGGATATGCATGATGCATATTGTTGACATGGGCAATGATGAGCACTCAAAAGTAACTGCCACATCACACTGAAAAAGAAACCGCGACATCAAACTATGTACATTTCTTCTATTTTTGGTAAATAATAAAGACTAAATGGAATCCTGGCTGATTTTCTGGACTAGCCAAAACTGTACTGCTGGTTGAGCCCATGTCTCCTTGGTAAATAATTCTCCAGATGACTATTGGAGTACCCTCTCCCACAGTTCgaacttttggttgcgttggctagtgcatgaagcttaacatggtatcagggcctaaggtcttgagttcaagtcctggctttcACAATTTATCCAAAAATTTCTGCTGCCCCCCTCCGTGTCCATGTATaggcctcttgagccatacctctTGAGTCTATTCATGTGTTGACTTCCCGCTAAacacgtgagagggggtgttgaGGTGTATATGTGTATtccctagccctttccatcagttcggacttttggttgcgtttgCTACTGCACGAAGCTTAACATGCTATCCCTCTCCcatagttcggacttttggttgcgttggctagcgCATGAAGCTTAACAAACACAAATACTGGTTAAAAGGAAATCGTCTAACCAAAATGAGGTGTCTAATATGGGAACTACTTATGCTAAATTAATGCTGTGGCAGACATTTCAGCCGTGGCTATGTGCTATCTCGCAGCAGCGCCATGGCTGGGGAAGGAAAGGGAACCTCTTAGGATTGTTAGGAAAAAAAGCTATACAGGAAAGCATATATGGTGTTAGTTGTGTGATTAGATGTTTGCCCCTTGGTAACAGATTATGATATCTGGTATTGTTTGTAGCTTTACTAGCGAGCTGTTAACACTTGTATCTATGCTCTAGTTAATGTCCAAGGGCCTGTTTGGTTGGTGGCTAACTTTGCCATAGTTTGCCACACTATTTTAGCCAAACTTGCATTAGCTTTGGTGCTCGAATTGTTAGCCACACTTCGGCTTGCTCAAgtgaatcttgccacacttttctgtgtatgacatgtggggcttatttctaacaaaaagaatcttgccttaggtgtggctagagcCAAACACCcatctaacttggtcaaacttgccttaCTTGAGGTATGGCAAGGTGTGGttaggaaccaaacagcccctaaataTACTGAAACATAATAGTGTAAACGTTATGTATGGCAGATGAGTTCTCATATAGGTTTATATGTTATCGCAAATTGTTACACTGGAACCAGAGATCAATTCTCGAAGATGTTTGTTCGTATTTAAATCCAATTTGGAAACTTAACTGTTCACTGTCTGACAACCAGTGAAAACAATTAGGTACAAAAAGCTCCCTGCACGACTGTTCTGGCAAGGTTCCCTTTTGCAGTTGCTGTTTTGTTAAACAAGTGTTGTCTGGAGGTGCATGGGCACATAGTAATGAGTAAATGACCATACTTGTGGTTGTTAGAAGGCTACAGATTTTTCTTTAAGTTCGTAAATGGTAACATAGTGTTAACGTTTTTCATAATTTAATAACTTTATCATGTTTTTCACAATTTGATTCTTGATTTTTTGTTCGAAATAGATTACATCACAGTTCTGCTGTCTTATGTTTAATATTGCAATTAATTCTGATCTGTTCGAGGCCTATTTTTGCAGACAAGGAAGATGCAATGGTTTTGATTGTAGCAACGCTAGCATGGGGTCTACGCAAACTTTCACGTGCAATTACTTTAATGTTACTGTTTCTTCTTGTGATGAAACCTGGATTTATTCATGCTGTTTACAGTACGGTGCAATATCCTTCTCTGTGTTATCTTATCTAATTCTGAAGTTACTGTTATTTGTCCCATTGATTTCTGGATTTCAGTTTACCATCTTCTCTAGTACCCCAACCCCCACAGTCATTTGATGGATCTTATAAATCATTTTGTAGCATCTACATTTTATCTTTTTGCCTCAAGCTGAGCCATACCTAATGAGCATTACTTTTGTCTCAGTGTGCTTTTTCCTGGTGTTTCTGGTGAATCATTCAATCAATAAAAGACTACGCCAATTCTTAGTGTTATTTTGCGAGGTGCATTTTTCTATACTGTACATTCTTCAGCTTGATCTAGTCTCCAATGCTCTTGAGTGCAGTGGTCCACTTATGATGGAGGTATTCTCACAGTTAGGTGCGCACTCTATGTTTCATGTCTTTGCTTTTCTGTAAAGTTAACCTTGTTTCTTTGTTAAATCAATGACAACCCAGTGCTGAAGGTGTATTCTTAGGTGTTCAGGTTCTGCACAGCAAGGCAATGCACATTGTTATGGATGCACCTTATCTCTACTGCATAGCTCATGGGGTGTATATATATCACGTAAGACTTGGGGTACAAGGAAAGGAAACATAGCCTGATAGGACTCCTACACCTAATACNNNNNNNNNNNNNNNNNNNNNNNNNNNNNNNNNNNNNNNNNNNNNNNNNNNNNNNNNNNNNNNNNNNNNNNNNNNNNNNNNNNNNNNNNNNNNNNNNNNNNNNNNNNNNNNNNNNNNNNNNNNNNNNNNNNNNNNNNNNNNNNNNNNNNNNNNNNNNNNNNNNNNNNNNNNNNNNNNNNNNNNNNNNNNNNNNNNNNNNNNNNNNNNNNNNNNNNNNNNNNNNNNNNNNNNNNNNNNNNNNNNNNNNNNNNNNNNNNCCTCTCAAATGCAAAGCGTATGCCATAGCATTGCATTTATAGAAGTGTAGCACTAAGGAAAAAAAAAGATAATCGAAAGTCCACGCCTTGAGAGTGTCGTCCTAGCATGAGAGTCTTCAAAACCTGCTGAGTAAAGCCAAAGGAGATAACGAGAAGATGACGCATCAGAGGAACATCGCATCAGTAGAAGATACAAGAGAAGATGGATTGTCAAAAGAAGATGGCACATCGAGAGAATGAAGcattgcacacaaaagcatagcgcGAGAAAACTCGTAGCGAAAGAAGCTTGGTGACAAGATAATGGGTGTCGATTAACAATGCAAAAGAGGCCACGAAAATCCTATAGAAAGGACAAGGACCAGAAAAAGGCTGATGGATaaaggtatggtggactcgcatGACATGAGAAAAAGAGAAACGGACTTGGTGGACGCAGCGGAAATATAGAGCTAGAATCAAGTATACATGAACGAAGATGCAAGAGCCTTCGTGCATACAGAAGAGCCTGTGGCCTGTGGAAAAAGTCGTGCATGTGAGATGCCGACGAGAAGCAGCGGAAAAGAGCAACTAGCAGACGAGCACCAAACACAATAGACGGTGCATGTACGAGACGGGAGAGCCTGGCGGGATGGTGACTTGGGTGGCCCGCTGCTCGGGCGAGGGGGTGGGGGGTTGCGATGCGATTTGGGAGGGTAGCCCGATTCCAGCGGGGAGGCAACAAATGCTTGGTGGATCCAATCGGGGAAGGGGTCGGGCCATCAGATATGAGAACGGAGAGGAAGCACACCGAGATCAATAACGGTGCACGAGTTGTGTGTGCGCGGAGAGGGAAAAAACCataggctctaataccatgttagggaAATAGCAACTTGTATTCCGATGAGTCCATAGGCCAGTATATATCCACATGCAAAATACTCTTAACAATTTTAACGAGTTTTGAACAGTTCTCTTGAATTAAATGGTGAACCACATCATACTTTTTATACTACAGTAACAGCACTCCTTTTCTCGTATGTTTGACAGGCCTCTCAAGTAATGCTAAAACAAAAGACTTAGTGGAGATTGGCTCAATTATATGCTTCTGTGCTGTCCATAGCCATGGTTTTAAAATGCTTTTTGCTCTCTCTGCTGTTCTTCGGCATACACCGTGTCCACCTGTTGGGTTCAGTATCCTAAAGGCTGGTTTGAATAAGTCAGTACTATTGTCAGTTTATAGCTCACAAAATTCACGAGAAGGTCAAGTTTGCCGCAACTTACATGGTACCTTCTTGCATCATGGACATCTATATTAATTATTTCTTGTTTGGCACAGCCTTTACTTGTTAAATGAACTACAACATAAATTATGTCATGCTTAACGTTACTAGGTTTTATACTTCTCAGATGCGTTCATGGTGGCAAGAGCTCTTTGTCGCTGACAAATAAGAAAAATGTTTTAGGTGCAGGGCTAATGTTTGTGCCGGAAAGAGTGCATGGGGAGAGGACCAATGCAGGATTAGTTCGCTTCCTTGATCTTTTGTAAACTGTTTCACAGTGTGCCTTTTTCGTAAAGGGAtactacaaatttatatttaattgcTTAGTAGAAAATTTGAAACTTGGGTACTTGGATGACTCCAGATGTCCACTCTATTGTTTGACATGAGTTATTGACTGAATATATGTTTACTATGCCAACCCTCTATTTTGTATTTTGCAGAAAAAAAGATTGCGTCATATCTCAGTAAAATCGGCCAGAAATTTCTCTCTATGTATCGCTCATACGGAACTTATGTGGCTTTCCTCACAATTCTGTTGACTCTATACTTGGTGACTCCCAATTATATATCATTTGGTTACCTTTGGTTCCTTCTACTTTGGATAATCGGAAGGCAGCTTGTCGAGAAGACGAAGAGACGACTTTGGTTTCCATTAAAAGTATATGCTGCTGTGGTGTTTATCTTCACCTATAGCCTGAGTATTTCTCCACTCTTTGCGCGCTTGGTTTCAAAGTTTGTTAAACTATATCCTGATCTTGGATTTGATCCTGAAGCCTCTTTGTTGGTAAATGTTTGGCAATCATTGTCTATTCTAATAGTGATGCAACTTTACAGTTATGAAAGAAGGCAGAACAGTGACAAGAACTTCAGTGTTTCTGATGCTTCTGTATCTGGGCTTCTAGGGTTCCTTAGGAGGTTGCTAATTTGGCACAGTGAGAAGATACTATCAGTTAGTGTGTTCTATGCTTGCCTATCATCAATCAGTCTATCTGGCCTAGTTTATCTGTTAGGTCTCATTGTGTTTTCCACCTTACCAAAAGCTTCTCGAATTCCTTCGAAGGTCTACCTAGTCTACACTGGTTTACTTGCTGTATCTGAATACCTCTTCCAAATGATATGCAAACCTGCTCAAATGTGTCCTGGTCAGCGCTTGTATGGATTTGCTGCATTTCTTGGTTTGAAACATTACGATTCTGGGCTTTGGGGTGTTGAATATGGGCTTAGAGGGAAAGTTCTGGTGATTGTGGCTTGCACCATTCAATATAATGTGTTCCACTGGCTGGACTTAATGCCAGCATCTCTAGTACATGCGGGTAAATGGGAAGAGCCTTGTCAGCTGTTTATCTCTTCCGATCAATCTGCTAGTCTTTCGAACAACAGGGAGGAGATACATTCCTCAAATAGGTTTGCCTTGTTGTTTTCTAAAGTCCAAGGTCTTGTGGGTAGCAGCATATCTTTATCCCTTAGTTCAGGCAACACGTATCAGACCTCAGAAGCTGTCCAGAATGTGACCAAAGGTTTGGACGAGGACAAAAGGTACTCATTTGCAAAGATGTGGGGAATGTCAAAAGAAAGCCACAAGTGGGATAAGCAAAGGATCGTCTCTCTGAAAAGAGAAAGATTTGACACCCAGAAGTCGACATTTAAGAGCTACATAATATTCTGGATGGAAAATCTTTTTAAACTGCGAGGTCTGGAAATTAACATGATTGTGTTACTATTGGCAAGCTTTACATTGTTAAATGTTGTATCGATGTTTTATATCATGTGCCTCGTGGCATGTATTCTTATGAACAGAGATCTAATCCAGAAACTGTGGCCCCTTTTCGTGTCTCTCTTTGCTACTGTCTTAGTACTCGAGTATTTTGCCCTTTGGAAAGATGGAATGCTCTGGTTACAGGGTGTCAATGATATTGAAATGCGTTGCCACGGATGCTGGAAAAATTCACAGATTTCCTTTGATTATTGCTCGAAATGCTGGCTAGGTATGTTGTCTTTCCTGTCATATCTTGAACTTCTGCAATCCAATGTTATATTACTATTCAGCTTAAAACAGATAATTTATGAAATATATGTACATTTATTTGATGCAGGGTTAATAGCTGATGATCCTCGAATGTTGGTTAGCTACTATGTTGTGTTCATTTTTTCGTCATTCAAGCTACGCTCTGACCACTTCTCTGGTTTCTCGGACTCGGATACATACCGTCAGATGCGATCCCAAAGGAAAAATGCGTTTGTTTGGAGGGACCTCTCATTGGAAACAAAAAGCTTCTGGACCTTTCTTGATTATGTGCGGCTTTATGCTTACTGCCATTTATTAGATATAGTTTTGGCACTAATTGCTATTACTGGTACTCTGGAGTATGATTTTTTACACCTTGGTTATCTCGGGTTTGCTCTGGTTTTCTTCCGAATGAGACTTGAAAtactgaagaagaagaataagatttTCAAGTATCTACGGATGTATAATTTCGCTGTTATAGTTTTGTCACTTGCATATCAATCTCCTTATGTTGGGCAGTTTAGCTCTGGCAAGTGTGATCAAATAGATTACCTCTATGAAATTATTGGATTCTACAAGTATGATTATGGTTTTAAGATAACATCACGGTCAGCTTTTGTTGAGATAGTGATCTTCTTATTGGTAGCAGTGCAATCATACATCTTTAGTTCTGGTGAATTTGATTATGTATCAAGATACCTTGAAGCAGAGCAAATCGGTGCAATTGTCCGTGAACAGGAGAAGAAGGCTTTAAAGAAAACTGAACAGCTGCAGCATCTTCGCAGGTCTGAGGAGCAAAAACGTCAACGCAACATGCAAGTAGAAAGGATGAAATCTGAGATGTACAATTTACAAAGTCAACTAAATACAATGAATTCCTTCACCCCAATCAATAATGCTTCCTGCAATGAAGGCTTACGGCGCAGGAGGACTACTAGGTTGTACAGTGATATTGATGCTCCATTGCTAGATAATGAGATTGGTTCACCAGCTGCAGCATCTCAGTCATTTGAATTCTCTGTAGCAGATACAAAGAGAAACCTACCAGATTTATTGTTCCCAAGCTCGTCTGATGCTCCGCGGTCACCAATCAGGGGGAGAAGTGAAGAATTTATGCTGGCTGATAATGCTAAAAATTCCGTGGGCTCAACATCTGAGATTATTGAGCTTGATGAGTGTGATATCAAATTGCATCCTAACTTACtaaaagagaaggaaagaagacAACCCAAGGAAAACCCACTTAAATCTGCTGTGCAGTTAATTGGTGATGGTGTTTCCCAAGTTCAGTCATTTGGAAACCAGGCAGTTACAAACATTGTGAGCTTCTTGAACATTGATCCAGAAGAATCACTCTCCAATGAGCATCCCGCAGAAGGTAGCTTTTATGATGTAGTAGAAAACCAGAGGGGAACACAAGATGGCCAGTTTCTGAGGACACATTCAGATAGCTTGGGAACTGCAACAGAATCCTCAGCAAGTATGCCAGTTGGTGTTATCTTTCGGTATATATGGTATCAGATGCGAAGTAATTATGATTATGTTTGCTATTGCTGTTTTATCCTGGTATTTCTGTGGAATTTTAGTTTGCTCTCCATGGTCTACCTTGGAGCGCTTTTCTTATATGCTCTTTGTGTCAACTATGGGCCAAGTTACTTGTTTTGGGTCATTGTTCTGATCTACACTGAGCTCAACATTCTATCACAGTATATATATCAGATTATTATCCAACACTGTGGTTTGAATATACATTTGCCTCTTCTCCAGAGATTAGGTTTTCCTGATGATAAAATAAAAGCATCCTTTGTTGTCAGCATATTGCCTTTGTTTTTGGTATATATATCTACTCTCCTGCAGAGCTCAATCACAGCCAAAGATGGTGAATGGGTCCCTGTAACAGAATTCAGTTTCCTTAGTGCAAGAAATAACATTGAAGAGAAATTTTGTACACCATACAACTGGAAAGATAGGGTAAAAAGTTTGCACATGCCTTTAATGAATCTTATAAGGATGTTTGGGAGGGGCTTATCTAGATATTGGCTATCACTAACACAGGGTGCAGAATCTCCTCCCTTTTTTGTGCAAGTTACAATGGAAGTAAAACATTGGCCAGAAGATGGAATCCAACCAGAGAGGATAGAGTCAGCAATAAATAAGGTACTTGTGACAGCCCATGAAGAAAGATGTCAATCTAATTCGCCTTCATCATGCCATTCTTGTAGTCGAGTTCGGATTCAAAGTATTGAACGGAGCAAAGAAAATCCTAGTATGTCTCTTGCTGTGCTAGAAGTTGTTTATGCTGCTCCTACAGAATGCCAGTCAGCAGGATGGTTCAAATCACTTACTCCAGCAGCTGATGTAGAAAGGGAAATTCATGACTCACAAAAGGCAGGCCTTTTTGAAGAAATAAATTTCCCCTACCCAGTTGTCTCTGTAATTGGCGGCGGTAAAAGAGAGATTgatctttatgcatattattttggtGCTGACATGGCAGTTTTCTTTCTTGTTCTCATGTTCTATCAATCTATCCTAAAAAACAAGAGTGAATTCTTGGAAGTTTATCAGCTGGAAGAACAATTCCCTAAAGAGTTTGTTTTCATCCTAATGGTGAGAGCTCATCTTTCAGTTTACATGGTTATTATTGCACTTGAACGCTGTTGTACTTCTCTTTGCTTAGGTTTCTAATGCATGCTATTTTAATTTTGCAGATTCTCTTTTTCTTGATTGTAGTTGACCGCATTATATACTTGTGGTCATTCGCAACGGGAAAAGTTGTTTTCTATATTTTCAATCTTGTGCTCTTCACATACTCGGTCACTGAGTATGCCTGGGGAATGGAGCTAGCCCACAGGGATGTTGGAGGATTTGTTTTACGTGCCATCTACCTTACAAAATCAATTTCCCTTGCACTGCAGGCTTTGCAGATC from Triticum aestivum cultivar Chinese Spring chromosome 3B, IWGSC CS RefSeq v2.1, whole genome shotgun sequence includes these protein-coding regions:
- the LOC123069753 gene encoding piezo-type mechanosensitive ion channel homolog isoform X3; translated protein: MPVYYVIHVQVSSFCRTGRRHANVLLGGSVFRTFSINFFTYGFPVLLLALSLWSFNFTSICAFGLLAYVGYILYAFPSLFQMHRLNGSLLVFILFWAVSTYVFNVAFTFFNKRFQKDTIIWETIGLWHYSIPGLFLLAQFCLGVFVALCNLVNNSVFHYLTSEEGPSSSDDHLIDDKEDAMVLIVATLAWGLRKLSRAITLMLLFLLVMKPGFIHAVYMCFFLVFLVNHSINKRLRQFLVLFCEVHFSILYILQLDLVSNALECSGPLMMEVFSQLGLSSNAKTKDLVEIGSIICFCAVHSHGFKMLFALSAVLRHTPCPPVGFSILKAGLNKSVLLSVYSSQNSREGQVCRNLHEKKIASYLSKIGQKFLSMYRSYGTYVAFLTILLTLYLVTPNYISFGYLWFLLLWIIGRQLVEKTKRRLWFPLKVYAAVVFIFTYSLSISPLFARLVSKFVKLYPDLGFDPEASLLVNVWQSLSILIVMQLYSYERRQNSDKNFSVSDASVSGLLGFLRRLLIWHSEKILSVSVFYACLSSISLSGLVYLLGLIVFSTLPKASRIPSKVYLVYTGLLAVSEYLFQMICKPAQMCPGQRLYGFAAFLGLKHYDSGLWGVEYGLRGKVLVIVACTIQYNVFHWLDLMPASLVHAGKWEEPCQLFISSDQSASLSNNREEIHSSNRFALLFSKVQGLVGSSISLSLSSGNTYQTSEAVQNVTKGLDEDKRYSFAKMWGMSKESHKWDKQRIVSLKRERFDTQKSTFKSYIIFWMENLFKLRGLEINMIVLLLASFTLLNVVSMFYIMCLVACILMNRDLIQKLWPLFVSLFATVLVLEYFALWKDGMLWLQGVNDIEMRCHGCWKNSQISFDYCSKCWLGLIADDPRMLVSYYVVFIFSSFKLRSDHFSGFSDSDTYRQMRSQRKNAFVWRDLSLETKSFWTFLDYVRLYAYCHLLDIVLALIAITGTLEYDFLHLGYLGFALVFFRMRLEILKKKNKIFKYLRMYNFAVIVLSLAYQSPYVGQFSSGKCDQIDYLYEIIGFYKYDYGFKITSRSAFVEIVIFLLVAVQSYIFSSGEFDYVSRYLEAEQIGAIVREQEKKALKKTEQLQHLRRSEEQKRQRNMQVERMKSEMYNLQSQLNTMNSFTPINNASCNEGLRRRRTTRLYSDIDAPLLDNEIGSPAAASQSFEFSVADTKRNLPDLLFPSSSDAPRSPIRGRSEEFMLADNAKNSVGSTSEIIELDECDIKLHPNLLKEKERRQPKENPLKSAVQLIGDGVSQVQSFGNQAVTNIVSFLNIDPEESLSNEHPAEGSFYDVVENQRGTQDGQFLRTHSDSLGTATESSASMPVGVIFRYIWYQMRSNYDYVCYCCFILVFLWNFSLLSMVYLGALFLYALCVNYGPSYLFWVIVLIYTELNILSQYIYQIIIQHCGLNIHLPLLQRLGFPDDKIKASFVVSILPLFLVYISTLLQSSITAKDGEWVPVTEFSFLSARNNIEEKFCTPYNWKDRVKSLHMPLMNLIRMFGRGLSRYWLSLTQGAESPPFFVQVTMEVKHWPEDGIQPERIESAINKVLVTAHEERCQSNSPSSCHSCSRVRIQSIERSKENPSMSLAVLEVVYAAPTECQSAGWFKSLTPAADVEREIHDSQKAGLFEEINFPYPVVSVIGGGKREIDLYAYYFGADMAVFFLVLMFYQSILKNKSEFLEVYQLEEQFPKEFVFILMILFFLIVVDRIIYLWSFATGKVVFYIFNLVLFTYSVTEYAWGMELAHRDVGGFVLRAIYLTKSISLALQALQIRYGIPNKSNLYRQFLTSKVTQVNYLGFRLYRALPFLYELRCVLDWSCTTTSLTMYDWLKLEDIYASLFLVKCDTILNRANHQHGEKQTKMTKFCGGICLFFVLICVIWAPMLIYSSGNPTNIANPIIDVSVKIDIKALGGRLTFFQTTACEKIPWKYLKAYNDVDPLDYLGAYNVEDIQLICCQPDASTMWLVPPPVQSRFVRSLEETEMIFGKMELILNWDFLRARPKGKELVKYESPVEQCPSVENVKQVLNGSAHSLRITDAYPRYFRVTGSGEVRRLESSIDSVSGELLLNNGTPPWWSFYDTNPSDLAGCQGQNGPMAIVVSEETPQGIIGETLSKFSIWSLYITFVLAVARFIRLQCSDLRMRIPYENLPSCDRLLDICEGIYAARAEGELEVEEVLYWTLVNVYRSPHMLLEYTKPD